In Clostridium thermosuccinogenes, the genomic stretch ACTTCATATTATCCCAGCCGACCCTGGACTCCTGGACGGAGTGGAAACCTTCAACGGCAATCCCAGGCACGACTCAAAGAATCACAAAGCACTTAAGTTTGCTGAAGAGCATGGTCTTAAGATGCTATCAGGCTCGGATTTTCACCAGTATGAGGATATTGCCCGCGGAGGAGTTATAATCCCTGAGACTGTCCGCTCATCGAAAGACTTTGCCAGGATTCTGGACGAAGGCGGGATAGCAGAGCTTATAGTTTCCGGGTAAATTTGCTTCCTTTTAAAAATCAGCATACAGTAAAATCAGGACGCAGTTTAAATACTGACGAAAACCTTGCAGATCCCATTTGCAAGGTTTTCGCTTTTTTATCGTATTTTTAAGCAAGACAGATCATTTTTAACGACGAAGATATTGGGTAACCTTTTAACATCCTCATAAATACTATAACACTGGGGAATAAAAAATAAAATGGCTGAACTCCCCGGACAAAGCATTTTGGGGTGGTGATATAAGGTTTATGATAAAATGCAACAGCGAATATACATTGGAAGATGGGCATCTAGAGATTCCCACCGCCGGCTCTCTTTCAAAGCCAAAGGAACTGGTGTACATACAGGCTCTTAAAATTATGAGCCAGTTTTCAGTTAAAAAGCGAGTAACAAGGAATATTGCCCTCACACCGGGGAAAGGGGTAACTTGTCCCTCTTTTAAATTTATCGGTGCGGACAACTTTCAGATCATCGGCATCAATGCGATATCCCATGCCAATCTTCCGAAAAAGAAGAACATGAAAAGGTTTCAACTGTCGATTGAGGTCAAATATGACCTGCTATACTCCGACGGATTCAATAAGCTGGTACAGACCGATATGGCAATTTTTAATATCTCGTTAAATAATGTTTACTGTCCTGATTCCAGCATAAAATGCTACACGAGAGGACTTTGGAATGCTGCAGCCCGGGAAACCACCAGTTGTGGACCGATTATTGAAGTGGAAGCGCTGGCGGAAGAATTCGGCGATGTATTATCTCCCTGCACAGGGGCGTTAATACTGGATGTAGGCGTGTTTTTCAGCATCAGGTTTGAGCGTTATGTGCAGCTTCTTGTTCCAACTTACGGCTCCTTTCCCGAGCAGATTTCTACAAAAGAGAGTTTCATGTATTTAAGTTAAGGAAAGGAGTTTTGATATGTCTGTTGCTAATATTCCACAAAACAGCAAGCATTCCGGCGCATCATTGCAGGATGTGTTATCCTCGCATCTGGCTTCCATAGCCTACATGGGATCAGGTCTGTCAAAACTTATTGACTTTGAAGCCGATGCAATCAGCTTCATCGCAGATTGCAGTCCACATTGCCAGGACATTGAAGATATTAACAAGAGTGTGAACCAGGTTATGAAAAGCATTATAAAATTGCAGATGCTGCTGCAATTCAAATTTGAAAGTATTTGCAGGTTCTGGAGCGTTCCTTGGACTTCCCCCATACCGGACGGCAGCTTGGCTGCTGATACTGCTGCGCCGGGTGATGCCGTATCCGATGTATCCATGATGGGCAACGGCATGCCCGATATATCCAAATCTTCCTGCCCCGTGCCTGATGCAGATGTGCCAGACCATGGTAAGGGAGATGAAACAACAGCAGCCTCTGATATGTCTTCCGGAAACAAGCCGCATGGTGCAGACGAAGTACAGAACACGGATAATTCTGAAAATAACGGCATGACGCACAGTTCGAAAAAAGCACTTGCTTCCGATGAAATACATGCAGGAAATCCAATACAGGAAACAGATAAACTGCAGGGTTCGGATAAAACCCATAAGCCGGATGAAATATATAGTCCGGATGAAGTACATAAACCGGATGCCTTACATACTCCAAATGAAGTCCATGATGCGGATGAAATGCATGTTTTAGACCAAATGCATGGCTCGTGCGAAATACATGGCCCAGTTGAAATACACGGAAAGGAAACGAAAAATTCAAATGAGTTATATGAGGCAAAAAACCAGGCATATGCGGTAAATCCCTCCGCATATATAATAAAAGGCCGGGCCTTGGGCTTTGTATCCAATACACAGGATCCCTTCCACAGGGGCATTGCCATTATACAAGCCTGCGTAAGGGCTGAAAATTCGGACAAAAAGGATAATATCCTTTACTACAGCGTACATAAGGATACTGTCATGCAGATCCATTCGGTTCTTCCCGGCAGCCTCAAAGTGGAGCGGATTGCAGAAAGCAATTCCGGAAAGCTTGTGATACAAGGAATGGGAACTATTGTGCATAGAGAACGTTGTAAACCGGACGTGTGTGACAGTGGTAGCTTTACAATAACAATTTATTATTCCGGCAACCAGTTTACTGCCGATAGCTTACATGTTTCAGTAAAGGCAGGCAAAAACCCCGCTTTCAACCATGACAGCGGAAAAATCAAGCTTGACGGGCCGGATTTTACCATAGTAACGTTATGATAAATAAAGCATAAACTAATTATTAGCATTGAAAAAGTAAGGGAGTAATCAAAATGCTTTCTTATGACGGCCAGGATGATGCGGGAGCCTCTATTTGTATCGACAGTGATGATTCAATGATATCGCTTTTAAACTCCATTGCCTGTGATGAGCTTGATCTTGCCAATGCCCTGCATGCGGAGGCAGAGCAGATAAGATCGATACTGAGGAAAATGAAGGATAAAAAAGCAGCCTTTTCGGTAAAGGATCTTGTGGATATAAACCGAAGTGTAGAAGAGAAGATGAGGAATATAATCAAAGATGAGATCCTCCTTCATTTTAAGCTTGAAAATGCCATGGGACTACATAGTAAAAATCCTTCGGGCGATCAATGCCTATAATACGGGACACACTACTCATCTGCTATTTTTCAACGTGGTGTGTCCCTTATTTTGTACTGCTTATTCAAGGCTGCCAAACCCTGCCAGCAGCTTGGCATAGTACAGTCTCCCGGCTTTCAGAGAATAATACAGCTTCCAGTCATTGATATTTAGCGCTATAGTTGGATCCGGGTCCCGGTTATTGATTTCTATAAGCCATAGGTTACCCTGGCTGTCTATGCCCACATCCACTCCGAGATCTCCGCAGTTTATTCCATACTCATCCAGTGTGTTGCAGGTTCGTACTGCAAAATCCCGGATTTTTTCCTCCATGGACAGGACTTCATCTTCGGACGAAGACATGGCCCTTTTTAGAATCTCCACCGCAGGAAACGCTGTTCCTCCGCTGGAAATATTGCTTACAACACTTTCCCTGTCTCCACACCGTCCGATAATAGCTTTGCATACCCATTTCCCGGATTGATCCTTTTGCACAACACACCTGAAATCAATTATCCGGCCTCTGTATCTCAATAGGTCTATCCCCTGCTGAATAAGATATCTTCCCTGATAAAAACGCTTGGTTATGAAATCGATTATTTCATCCGGATCCTTCAGCTCAATTCTGTAATTTTCCCCCTGCTCGCGGTACTGGAAAACCATTGCTCCGTCTTCCCTGCTTATCCGGACAACTCCTCTTCCCTGGAGCCCTGAGACCGGCTTTACATATATCTTCCCGAATTTTTCAGTCAAATCCAGTACATCCTGGTAGGATTGGTATAGCTGAGTATATGGGATGTTTATATGGCTTTCATATCTACCCATATCCCCGGAAAACCATTGATACATCTCCCACTTGCTGAAATACCTGCTGTTGAACATTTTATCTCCTATGACCGACAAAAAGTGATTTTTCCATTTTTCGCTGAGTCCAATGCTGCGGTAAATTGCGGAAGGGTATGGAAATACTCCCCTCTGCCAGCAGTCTTTGACCGGGTTGAAGCAATATCCCTCCACCAGCCGGTTTGCTGTGTCTACGCGGTCCAGGGCAAAGACCACAATGGCTCCATGCACCCTGGAATATTCCCTGACATAGGTCATCATCTTATTCAGGCGCCCTTCCGTCAGGTTGGAATTCTTTGCGCTGGCCAGAAGCCCGATATATGGGCCTATGTTTATCTCATTTCCGTTGACGCGCACCTCATATACTGGATAATCAGGAATGCGCAGCTCCTCCATTAGTTTATGCGAGAGCAGGATGCTATCTTCGGACACCTCACTGCTCATTTTGATATCTGTATAATATTTATGGCTGCCAAAGCATGCATAGGCAAACTTCTTCCTACCAAGCCCTATTTGCTCTGCCGTTTCCGGATGTATAACCAGTTTTGCATTTTTATCTTCACATGCTTTTACTGTAAATACATTACTCATTTCTCACACCCCTGCTTAAAGTCCGTCGCCGAATTCTGTAAGGGAAAGAGCGTACAAAAGCGGAGTATAGCGTATGGATAGGTAAGTCTGCCGGTCCATTATTTTGAACCCTTTAAAACTGGGAAATACATTGGCTTCAATCAGCCATATATTTTTTTCCGTATCCACCGCGATATCCATGCCAAACTCTGCAAAATGCTCTCCCATTTTATCCATATATGAACAGAATTTTTGACAGAACTCGTTTATTTCCTGTGAAAGGAATTCACAATCTTCGGCAAATGCCCGGTACAACGCCTCTTCCAAGGTTAATGCATAACCTCCCCTGGATATGTTGGTAAGATGGCTGTTGCTGTTGGAGACCCTGCACTCAATGCCCGTGCATCCCCATGTATGATCAGGTCTTTTTTGCATCACGACCCTGATGTCAAAAAGGGAATTGCCTATCCTCGCCAGAGATAAGTACTTCTGGATCAGATACCTGTTGAACAGGTTCGGATTGTTGGCAAAAAATTCCCTCAACGATTCATTGTCATGGAGCACGG encodes the following:
- a CDS encoding YheC/YheD family protein gives rise to the protein MSNVFTVKACEDKNAKLVIHPETAEQIGLGRKKFAYACFGSHKYYTDIKMSSEVSEDSILLSHKLMEELRIPDYPVYEVRVNGNEINIGPYIGLLASAKNSNLTEGRLNKMMTYVREYSRVHGAIVVFALDRVDTANRLVEGYCFNPVKDCWQRGVFPYPSAIYRSIGLSEKWKNHFLSVIGDKMFNSRYFSKWEMYQWFSGDMGRYESHINIPYTQLYQSYQDVLDLTEKFGKIYVKPVSGLQGRGVVRISREDGAMVFQYREQGENYRIELKDPDEIIDFITKRFYQGRYLIQQGIDLLRYRGRIIDFRCVVQKDQSGKWVCKAIIGRCGDRESVVSNISSGGTAFPAVEILKRAMSSSEDEVLSMEEKIRDFAVRTCNTLDEYGINCGDLGVDVGIDSQGNLWLIEINNRDPDPTIALNINDWKLYYSLKAGRLYYAKLLAGFGSLE